The Desulfolucanica intricata genome has a segment encoding these proteins:
- the efp gene encoding elongation factor P codes for MISTNEFRTGLTIEIEGDVYQVVDFQHVKPGKGSAFVRSKLRNMRTGAVVDKTFNAGEKIPKARVERREVQFLYNDGESYNFMDMETYDQMAMTKKQLGDAIKYLKENMTISILMFQGRSIGVDLPNFVELEVVDTAPGIKGDTASGGSKPATLETGYVVQVPFFINVGDILQIDTRTGNYIKRA; via the coding sequence TTGATTTCTACAAATGAGTTTCGTACCGGGTTAACAATTGAGATCGAAGGAGATGTATATCAGGTAGTCGATTTTCAACACGTCAAACCTGGAAAAGGTTCAGCTTTTGTCCGTTCCAAGCTTAGAAATATGCGGACCGGGGCAGTGGTGGATAAAACCTTTAATGCAGGTGAAAAAATTCCCAAAGCCCGGGTTGAGCGACGTGAAGTTCAATTTTTATATAACGATGGTGAAAGTTATAACTTTATGGATATGGAAACCTATGATCAAATGGCTATGACCAAAAAACAATTAGGGGATGCGATTAAGTATTTGAAGGAAAATATGACAATTTCCATACTTATGTTTCAAGGAAGGTCTATTGGTGTAGACTTACCTAATTTTGTAGAATTGGAGGTAGTCGATACGGCACCTGGTATCAAAGGAGATACTGCATCGGGCGGTTCAAAACCCGCTACTTTAGAAACAGGCTATGTTGTGCAGGTTCCTTTCTTCATTAATGTAGGAGATATTTTGCAAATTGATACCAGAACCGGTAACTACATAAAACGGGCTTAA